From the genome of Thermoflexus hugenholtzii, one region includes:
- a CDS encoding amino acid ABC transporter permease → MQASERPWQTLVGVGIVLALIPLAFRMEPARFAPFLEGSTWRFLALGLLLTLEASAIAILASIPLALFFALARLSGPLWLRYPVIALVEGIRALPLLGLMFYLFLRLSALGRQLGMEALTRPDAAVIAALWLYTGAVNGEALRAAILSLPRGQWEAARSLGLTYGQAMRLVILPQAFRRALPPLVAQFATLVKDTSLGAIIGFIELYRRGVILFQGERNPMETLYVVSVIYFLVNYTLGRLAGTLERQLGLHRG, encoded by the coding sequence ATGCAGGCATCGGAGCGACCCTGGCAGACCCTGGTGGGCGTGGGGATCGTGCTGGCCCTGATCCCCCTGGCCTTCCGCATGGAGCCGGCGCGGTTCGCGCCGTTTCTCGAGGGATCTACCTGGCGGTTCCTGGCCCTGGGGCTGCTTCTCACCCTGGAGGCCTCGGCCATCGCCATCCTGGCCAGCATTCCCCTGGCCCTCTTCTTCGCTCTGGCCCGCCTGAGCGGCCCGCTCTGGCTCCGTTACCCCGTGATCGCCCTGGTGGAAGGCATCCGGGCTCTCCCCCTCCTGGGGCTGATGTTTTATCTCTTCCTGCGCCTGAGCGCCCTGGGCCGGCAGCTGGGGATGGAGGCGCTGACCCGGCCCGACGCGGCAGTGATCGCCGCCCTCTGGCTCTACACGGGCGCGGTGAACGGCGAGGCCCTGCGCGCGGCCATCCTCTCTCTCCCCCGAGGTCAGTGGGAGGCCGCCCGCTCCCTGGGCTTGACCTACGGCCAGGCGATGCGCCTGGTCATCCTCCCCCAGGCCTTCCGACGAGCCCTTCCCCCGCTGGTGGCCCAGTTCGCCACCCTGGTGAAGGACACCTCCCTGGGCGCCATCATCGGGTTCATCGAGCTCTACCGGCGGGGGGTGATCCTCTTTCAGGGGGAGCGCAACCCCATGGAAACCCTCTACGTGGTCTCGGTGATCTATTTCCTCGTTAACTACACCCTCGGCCGGCTGGCCGGGACGCTGGAGCGCCAGCTGGGGCTTCACCGCGGATAG
- the cdd gene encoding cytidine deaminase, producing MEDRALVELALRMRERAYAPYSGYRVGAALLSASGQVFTGCNVENAVYPLGLCAERVAVFKAISEGEHHFTAIAVATENGGTPCGACRQVLSEFSPDLRILLVDAKGHVRETSLRALLPEPFGPRDLQAVR from the coding sequence ATGGAAGATCGGGCGCTGGTGGAGCTGGCCCTCCGGATGCGTGAGCGGGCCTACGCCCCTTACTCCGGCTACCGGGTGGGGGCTGCCCTGCTGAGCGCCTCCGGCCAGGTGTTCACCGGATGCAACGTGGAGAACGCGGTCTACCCCCTTGGGCTGTGCGCGGAGCGGGTGGCCGTGTTCAAGGCCATCTCCGAAGGGGAGCATCATTTCACCGCCATCGCGGTCGCCACCGAAAACGGCGGCACTCCGTGCGGAGCCTGCCGCCAGGTCCTCTCCGAGTTCTCCCCGGACCTGCGGATCCTCCTGGTCGACGCGAAAGGACACGTGCGGGAGACCTCCCTGCGGGCCCTGCTGCCGGAACCCTTCGGGCCCCGGGATCTCCAGGCGGTTCGCTGA
- a CDS encoding LCP family protein, whose amino-acid sequence MAPGIQTPWRRLPLLGLLWALGVLGIGTGLGLVAYRLAFQEALRAVPILPPPGASVSSSPTTHSGPLHLPEWNGKERVNILILGIDQREGESGPWRTDTIMVVTIDPVGLSAGVLSIPRDLWVTIPGFGENRINTAHFLGDAYGYPGGGIALAQETLRYNFGIATSYYVRVNFTAFEKAIDLLGGIDLCVPEAIDDPHYPDARYGYEPFHIEAGCQHLDGRTALKYARTRATRGGDFDRMRRQQQVIQAVRERVLRLNMLPELIARAPALWETVQDGVRTNLSLEEMIALARLAARIPDDRIRMVTIGPSMTIPATTPDGAEVLIRIPEKVQEALTDLFGPQPMRLKARISVQNGTMRPGLASRVAELLRSLGAEIVEVGNADRSDYGQTRILARPEALEAGRQVAGWLGLPLTAVQPAPDLACACDLVIRLGADFPEPAAP is encoded by the coding sequence ATGGCACCCGGGATCCAGACGCCATGGCGGCGGCTCCCCCTCCTCGGGCTCCTCTGGGCGCTGGGGGTGCTGGGGATCGGGACAGGGTTGGGCCTCGTGGCGTATCGTCTGGCCTTCCAGGAGGCCCTGCGCGCCGTCCCCATCCTCCCGCCCCCCGGAGCCTCCGTCTCTTCCTCTCCCACCACCCACAGCGGCCCCCTCCATCTTCCGGAGTGGAACGGGAAGGAGCGGGTGAACATCCTGATTTTGGGGATCGATCAGCGGGAGGGGGAGTCAGGCCCCTGGCGGACCGACACGATCATGGTGGTGACGATCGATCCCGTGGGTCTCTCCGCCGGGGTGCTCTCCATCCCCCGCGATCTGTGGGTGACGATCCCCGGTTTCGGGGAGAACCGCATCAACACGGCCCACTTTCTGGGGGACGCCTACGGCTACCCGGGCGGCGGGATCGCCCTGGCCCAGGAGACCCTGCGCTATAACTTCGGGATCGCCACCTCCTATTACGTGCGGGTGAACTTCACCGCCTTTGAGAAGGCCATCGATCTGCTGGGCGGCATCGATCTCTGCGTCCCGGAGGCCATCGATGATCCCCATTACCCGGACGCCCGTTACGGGTATGAGCCCTTCCACATCGAGGCAGGGTGCCAGCATCTCGATGGGCGGACGGCGTTGAAATACGCGCGGACGCGGGCCACCCGTGGGGGGGACTTCGATCGCATGCGCCGCCAGCAGCAGGTGATCCAGGCGGTGCGGGAGCGGGTGCTTCGGCTGAACATGCTGCCGGAGCTGATCGCCCGGGCCCCGGCGCTCTGGGAGACGGTTCAGGATGGAGTCCGCACAAACCTCTCCCTGGAGGAGATGATCGCCCTCGCCCGCCTGGCCGCCCGCATCCCCGATGACCGGATCCGGATGGTGACCATCGGCCCCTCGATGACCATCCCGGCCACCACCCCCGACGGGGCCGAGGTGCTGATTCGCATCCCCGAGAAGGTCCAGGAAGCCTTGACGGACCTGTTCGGGCCCCAGCCGATGCGCCTGAAGGCCCGCATCTCCGTCCAGAACGGGACGATGCGGCCGGGCCTGGCGAGTCGGGTGGCGGAGCTCCTTCGCTCTCTCGGCGCGGAGATCGTGGAGGTGGGGAACGCGGATCGCTCCGATTACGGGCAGACCCGCATCCTGGCCCGCCCGGAGGCCCTGGAGGCCGGCCGTCAGGTGGCGGGATGGCTGGGCCTCCCCCTCACCGCGGTGCAGCCCGCGCCGGATCTCGCCTGCGCCTGCGATCTGGTCATCCGCCTGGGGGCGGACTTCCCGGAGCCGGCGGCGCCGTGA
- a CDS encoding acyl-CoA dehydrogenase, with the protein MDFRLSEEQRLFRQAVREFAEQELKPRARHVDERGEFNWEAVRKGASLGLLGLTVPEDYGGAGLDHVSAAIAIEEIARGCGSTALSLAAHNGLGLAPILLFGSEAQKRRWLPALTSGRNGLAALALTEPHCGSDLGAVRTTAVRDGDEWVITGQKMWCTNAGIAEVIVTLCRTDPEAGKRGLSLILVPTDAPGLSIAPPEKKMGLHGSPTHAVTFDHVRVPLDHLLGEPGRGLPYALQVLDGGRIGIGALSVGLAQAAFEEAVRYAKERTAFGQPIAAYQAVQWMLADAAVEIEAARLLVYRAAWLRDQGLPYTQAAAMAKLFASEMAERVTRNAIQIHGGYGYSREFPVERLYRDARLMTIGEGTSEIQRLVIARHILGLVRAEPLPADVV; encoded by the coding sequence ATGGATTTCCGCCTGAGCGAGGAGCAACGGCTGTTCCGACAGGCGGTGCGGGAGTTCGCCGAGCAGGAGCTGAAGCCCCGCGCCCGCCATGTGGATGAGCGCGGCGAGTTCAACTGGGAGGCAGTCCGCAAAGGGGCCTCCCTGGGCCTGCTGGGCCTGACGGTCCCGGAAGACTACGGCGGGGCGGGGCTGGACCATGTGAGCGCCGCCATCGCCATCGAGGAGATCGCCCGGGGATGCGGCTCCACCGCCCTCTCCCTGGCGGCCCACAACGGCCTGGGACTGGCACCGATCCTCCTCTTCGGCAGCGAGGCCCAGAAGCGGCGCTGGCTGCCGGCCCTGACCAGCGGCCGCAACGGACTGGCCGCCCTGGCCCTGACGGAGCCTCACTGCGGCAGCGACTTAGGCGCCGTGCGCACCACCGCGGTCCGCGATGGGGACGAGTGGGTGATCACCGGCCAGAAGATGTGGTGCACCAACGCCGGCATCGCCGAGGTGATCGTCACCCTGTGCCGCACGGACCCGGAGGCCGGCAAGCGCGGCCTCAGCCTGATCCTCGTCCCCACGGACGCCCCGGGCCTCTCCATCGCCCCGCCGGAGAAAAAGATGGGGCTCCACGGCTCCCCCACCCACGCCGTGACCTTCGATCATGTGCGAGTGCCCCTGGATCACCTCCTGGGGGAGCCGGGGCGAGGCCTGCCTTACGCCCTGCAGGTCTTAGACGGGGGGCGCATCGGCATCGGCGCCCTCTCGGTGGGCCTGGCCCAGGCCGCTTTCGAGGAGGCGGTCCGTTACGCGAAAGAGCGCACCGCCTTCGGCCAGCCCATCGCCGCTTATCAGGCCGTCCAGTGGATGCTGGCCGACGCGGCGGTGGAGATCGAGGCCGCCCGGCTGCTGGTGTATCGGGCGGCCTGGCTGCGGGATCAGGGGCTCCCCTACACCCAGGCCGCGGCCATGGCCAAGCTCTTCGCCAGCGAGATGGCCGAGCGCGTGACCCGCAACGCCATCCAGATCCACGGCGGCTACGGCTACAGCCGGGAGTTCCCGGTGGAGCGGCTCTACCGGGACGCCCGGCTGATGACCATCGGGGAGGGCACCAGCGAGATCCAGCGCCTGGTCATCGCCCGCCACATCCTGGGGCTGGTCCGCGCGGAGCCGCTCCCCGCCGATGTGGTGTGA
- the queG gene encoding tRNA epoxyqueuosine(34) reductase QueG: protein MVLKERLKAYARSLGFDLIGVAAAGPTPSADRYEEWVRAGRAATMAYLTRPDAIEKRRDIRNLWPEARSVIVVAMNYYAGDPPPPREDVPQGRVARYAWGEDYHEVLRERLEALLAFLNREAGRPVRGRIYVDTGPVLERAWAVQAGLGWIGKNSMLIHPRLGSYLFLGILLVDLELEPDPPFPTDHCGTCTRCIEACPTGCIRLDRTLEAERCLSYLTIERREGIPTERRAAIGDWIFGCDICQEVCPWNRRFARPTAEPAFQPREGIPRLALAEVLRMDEEAFRARFRRSAIRRAKRRGLVRNALVVAGNLRARSLRPLLERWRADEDPILQEHAAWALERMEEAQVLLEGPG, encoded by the coding sequence GTGGTCCTCAAGGAGCGCCTGAAAGCCTATGCCCGCTCCCTCGGCTTCGATCTGATCGGGGTGGCCGCGGCGGGCCCCACGCCCTCCGCCGATCGCTATGAGGAATGGGTCCGCGCGGGCCGCGCGGCCACCATGGCCTATCTCACCCGGCCCGACGCCATCGAGAAACGCCGGGACATCCGCAACCTCTGGCCGGAGGCCCGCTCCGTCATCGTGGTGGCGATGAACTACTACGCCGGGGATCCCCCGCCGCCCCGGGAGGATGTGCCGCAGGGACGGGTCGCCCGCTACGCTTGGGGGGAGGACTACCACGAGGTCCTGCGGGAGCGCCTGGAGGCGCTCCTGGCGTTCCTCAACCGGGAGGCCGGCCGCCCGGTGCGGGGACGGATCTACGTGGACACCGGGCCGGTGCTGGAGCGGGCCTGGGCCGTCCAGGCCGGCCTGGGATGGATCGGCAAGAACAGCATGCTCATCCACCCGCGCCTGGGCTCCTACCTGTTCCTGGGGATCCTGCTGGTGGATCTGGAGCTGGAGCCCGACCCGCCCTTCCCAACGGACCACTGCGGCACCTGCACCCGCTGCATCGAGGCGTGCCCGACCGGCTGTATCCGGCTCGATCGCACCCTGGAGGCGGAGCGCTGTCTCTCTTACCTGACCATCGAGCGGCGGGAGGGGATCCCGACGGAGCGGCGGGCAGCGATCGGGGACTGGATCTTCGGGTGCGACATCTGCCAGGAAGTCTGCCCCTGGAACCGGCGGTTCGCCCGGCCGACCGCTGAGCCGGCCTTCCAGCCCCGGGAAGGGATCCCCCGCTTGGCCCTGGCGGAGGTCCTAAGGATGGATGAGGAAGCGTTCCGGGCGCGGTTCCGCCGCAGCGCCATCCGCCGGGCCAAACGGCGGGGGCTGGTGCGCAACGCCCTGGTGGTCGCGGGGAACCTGCGGGCGCGTTCGCTCCGCCCGCTGCTCGAGCGCTGGCGGGCCGATGAGGACCCCATCTTGCAGGAGCACGCCGCATGGGCTCTGGAACGGATGGAGGAAGCTCAGGTCCTTTTAGAGGGTCCGGGATGA
- a CDS encoding DUF123 domain-containing protein, translating into MKAARGVYVLSLEVWGEVTVGRLGRWPLAGTYAYVGSARGPGGFQRLERHRRVAEGRSSTRRWHIDYLLAVGRWRGAFVRETEDPAAECALARALAEHLPPAIPHFGSSDCRCPTHLFAVPDPEGFLQLLAALGLQTFPEREDAGVRSARMR; encoded by the coding sequence ATGAAAGCCGCGCGGGGCGTTTATGTGCTGTCGCTGGAGGTGTGGGGGGAAGTGACTGTCGGCCGGCTCGGGCGCTGGCCGCTCGCTGGGACCTACGCCTACGTGGGCTCGGCCCGGGGGCCCGGAGGCTTCCAGCGGTTGGAGCGCCACCGGAGGGTGGCGGAGGGCCGGAGCTCGACACGCCGCTGGCACATCGATTACCTGCTCGCCGTCGGGCGATGGCGGGGCGCTTTCGTGAGGGAAACGGAGGATCCCGCTGCGGAGTGCGCCCTGGCCCGGGCCCTGGCCGAACACTTGCCCCCCGCCATCCCGCACTTCGGCAGCAGCGACTGCCGCTGCCCCACCCATCTCTTCGCCGTCCCCGATCCCGAAGGATTCCTTCAGTTACTCGCCGCCCTGGGCCTCCAGACTTTCCCGGAGCGTGAGGATGCGGGCGTTCGGTCCGCCCGGATGCGTTAA
- a CDS encoding biotin/lipoate A/B protein ligase family protein: protein MTFPPARWRLLWSPPADGATQMAIDGAIVEAVAAGEAPPTVRFYRWDPPCLSLGRSQPVEEVDLSRCRADGVEVVRRPTGGRAILHAEELTYSVIFPEADPRAAGGIPETFRRFAEAFAAALRALGVPDVALAPPLDPRVRGEGFVCFEVPTDSELTVGGRKIMGSAQWRHRGVVLQHGSLPLDGDPGAIARYLRRGPDPERLRRRAITLREAVGHPVAFEAAAEAILIAFRELLNIHVFPGDLTPAEAARIPAWRDRVAILRREGEPRQGAWRWS from the coding sequence GTGACCTTCCCACCGGCCCGCTGGCGTCTGCTGTGGTCGCCTCCTGCGGACGGCGCCACTCAGATGGCCATCGATGGGGCCATCGTGGAGGCCGTGGCGGCCGGAGAGGCCCCGCCGACGGTGCGGTTCTACCGCTGGGATCCGCCCTGCCTCAGCCTGGGGCGGAGCCAGCCGGTGGAGGAGGTGGATCTCTCGCGCTGTCGGGCCGATGGGGTCGAGGTGGTGCGGCGGCCCACAGGGGGGCGGGCCATCCTTCACGCGGAGGAGCTCACTTACAGCGTGATCTTCCCGGAGGCCGACCCTCGGGCGGCGGGGGGTATACCGGAGACCTTCCGCCGGTTCGCCGAGGCCTTCGCGGCCGCCTTACGCGCCCTGGGCGTCCCCGACGTCGCCCTGGCCCCCCCGCTGGATCCGCGCGTCCGGGGCGAGGGGTTCGTCTGCTTCGAGGTGCCCACAGATTCCGAGCTCACCGTGGGCGGGCGCAAGATCATGGGCAGCGCCCAGTGGCGTCATCGCGGCGTGGTGCTGCAGCACGGCTCCCTGCCCCTGGACGGCGACCCGGGGGCCATCGCCCGGTATCTGCGCCGCGGGCCGGATCCCGAGCGGCTCCGTCGGCGGGCGATCACCCTCCGGGAGGCCGTGGGGCACCCGGTGGCTTTCGAGGCGGCGGCGGAGGCGATCCTGATCGCGTTCCGCGAGCTCCTGAACATCCATGTCTTTCCGGGGGACCTGACCCCGGCGGAGGCGGCGCGGATCCCGGCGTGGCGGGATCGCGTGGCCATCCTGAGGCGGGAAGGGGAGCCCCGGCAAGGAGCGTGGCGATGGTCGTAG
- a CDS encoding DUF503 domain-containing protein, with the protein MVVGTCTVELHLPEALSLKDKRSVMKSLIAHLRQSFNVAAAEIDHQDFPQSARLGLATISNDAGHIHATLEGAVRWIQAHRPDVMVVDWEIAIL; encoded by the coding sequence ATGGTCGTAGGCACCTGCACGGTGGAGCTGCATCTGCCGGAGGCGCTGTCGTTAAAAGACAAGCGCAGCGTGATGAAATCCCTTATCGCCCATCTGCGCCAGTCCTTCAACGTGGCGGCGGCGGAGATCGATCATCAGGACTTCCCGCAATCGGCCCGGCTGGGCCTGGCCACCATCTCCAACGACGCCGGCCACATCCACGCCACGCTGGAGGGCGCCGTCCGCTGGATCCAGGCCCATCGGCCGGACGTGATGGTGGTGGATTGGGAGATCGCGATCCTGTGA
- the amrB gene encoding AmmeMemoRadiSam system protein B → MAYRTTLVREPAVAGAFYPADPGALQEMVDRLLAEAPRYETEPAALIVPHAGYIYSGHVAAWGFRQLEGRPYDAVVVLGTNHVEPFFHEISVWARGAWRTPLGEIPIDEELADALLAAGPPLRFVPEVHLEEHSIEVELPFLQRLFPGLRFVPVMIGEPSPENIEALAEALARALAGRRAIVIASSDLSHYPRDEHARQVDLSAIGAILSLDEELLRHTIAEWMARRIPGLATLMCGEGPVRTAMAYARRTGAVHTTLLRYANSSDVPYGRKDHVVGYAAIRFAREPDPPLGAEDRRTLLEIAREAVTHAVQGRPLPELSVSSPALQLPRACFVTLTRGGHLRGCRGEVWPRSDLAHAVQRVAVLSALDDPRFPPVTEEELPHLEYEISVLSPLRPVADPEEIVIGRDGLFILAGGRTGLLLPQVPVEQGWDREAFLRAICLKAGLPEDAWRWPEARLFRFEAEVFGES, encoded by the coding sequence ATGGCGTATCGGACCACGCTTGTCCGGGAGCCTGCGGTGGCCGGCGCCTTCTACCCGGCAGACCCGGGGGCGCTGCAGGAGATGGTGGATCGCCTGCTCGCGGAGGCGCCCCGCTACGAGACCGAGCCGGCCGCCCTGATCGTCCCCCACGCCGGCTACATCTACTCGGGCCATGTGGCCGCGTGGGGGTTCCGGCAGCTGGAGGGCCGTCCTTACGACGCGGTGGTGGTGCTGGGCACCAACCACGTCGAGCCTTTCTTCCACGAAATCTCCGTATGGGCGCGGGGGGCGTGGCGGACCCCTCTGGGGGAGATCCCCATCGATGAGGAGCTGGCTGACGCCCTGCTCGCCGCAGGCCCGCCGCTGCGCTTCGTCCCCGAGGTCCACCTGGAGGAGCATTCCATCGAGGTGGAGCTTCCCTTCCTGCAGCGGCTGTTCCCCGGGTTGCGCTTCGTCCCGGTGATGATCGGGGAGCCTTCCCCGGAGAACATCGAGGCCCTCGCGGAGGCCCTGGCCCGGGCCCTGGCCGGCCGGCGGGCCATTGTCATCGCCAGCAGCGACCTCTCCCACTACCCGCGGGATGAGCACGCCCGTCAGGTGGACCTCAGCGCCATCGGCGCCATCCTCTCCCTGGATGAGGAGCTGCTTCGCCACACCATCGCGGAGTGGATGGCCCGTCGGATCCCGGGGCTGGCGACGCTGATGTGCGGCGAGGGGCCCGTGCGCACGGCCATGGCCTACGCCCGGCGCACCGGCGCGGTCCACACGACCCTGCTCCGCTACGCCAACTCCAGCGACGTCCCCTACGGGCGCAAGGACCATGTGGTGGGCTACGCGGCCATCCGCTTCGCCCGGGAGCCGGACCCGCCCCTCGGGGCGGAGGACCGCCGCACCCTTCTGGAGATCGCCCGGGAGGCGGTGACCCACGCGGTGCAGGGGCGGCCCCTGCCGGAGCTGTCGGTTTCGTCCCCCGCCTTGCAATTGCCCCGCGCCTGTTTCGTGACCCTGACCCGGGGCGGCCACCTGCGGGGATGCCGGGGGGAGGTCTGGCCGCGCTCGGATCTCGCCCACGCCGTGCAGCGGGTGGCGGTGCTCTCCGCCCTTGACGATCCCCGCTTCCCTCCTGTGACCGAGGAGGAGTTGCCCCATCTGGAATATGAGATCAGCGTCCTCTCCCCGCTGCGGCCGGTGGCCGACCCTGAGGAGATCGTGATCGGGCGGGACGGCCTCTTCATCCTGGCGGGGGGCCGCACGGGGTTGCTGCTCCCCCAGGTCCCGGTGGAGCAGGGATGGGATCGGGAGGCCTTCCTGCGGGCCATCTGCCTCAAAGCGGGCCTTCCGGAGGACGCCTGGCGATGGCCGGAAGCCCGCCTCTTCCGCTTCGAGGCGGAGGTGTTTGGGGAATCGTAG
- a CDS encoding S8 family peptidase, whose translation MRRSRRLVLVLAWVLGGLPVARPWPGASGTSAAPACFLPLEDGRCLPPPTPADSAPPPAADAQTAPASRGPGVLVKRKANVPPGAFRAGLAAAGFPGAEALAVPRWWRIPVPPGEDPEALAARLRQRPDVETAEVDRPVRIAFTPNDPYYGLDQWNLPKIRAPQAWDVVTGTTGVWIAIVDTGVDYTHPDLASSRLWLGWDFANNDSDPMDDHGHGTHVAGIAGANTNNNQGVAGVCWGCGLLAVKVLDADGWGLVSWVANGIRYAADWGAAFGKRTVINLSLGSLYPSSVVADAVAYAQGKGALIVAAAGNDGINELFYPAAYPGVIGVAATDSSDQRASFSNSGSHVDIAAPGVIIFSTEWGWYHYESGTSMAAPHVAGVAGLVWTVWCRAPATMILDILLSTARDLGDPGWDPFYGYGRVDAEAAIRWRPAVPSLPPPGPYRQFLPLIASSCP comes from the coding sequence ATGCGACGGTCCAGACGGCTCGTCCTGGTGCTGGCCTGGGTCCTGGGAGGGCTGCCGGTCGCGAGACCATGGCCGGGCGCATCCGGCACCTCCGCCGCGCCGGCGTGTTTCCTCCCGCTGGAGGATGGCCGTTGTCTTCCCCCACCGACCCCGGCCGATTCCGCCCCGCCGCCTGCGGCGGATGCGCAAACGGCTCCGGCCTCCCGCGGTCCCGGCGTTCTGGTGAAGCGTAAAGCGAACGTCCCGCCGGGCGCCTTCCGGGCGGGCCTGGCCGCGGCCGGCTTCCCCGGTGCCGAGGCCCTGGCCGTCCCCCGCTGGTGGCGCATCCCGGTGCCGCCGGGGGAGGACCCCGAGGCCCTGGCGGCGCGGCTCCGCCAGCGCCCCGATGTCGAAACCGCCGAGGTCGATCGCCCGGTCCGCATCGCCTTCACGCCCAATGATCCTTACTATGGCCTTGATCAGTGGAACCTCCCGAAGATCCGCGCCCCCCAGGCCTGGGACGTGGTGACCGGGACCACCGGGGTCTGGATCGCCATCGTGGACACGGGGGTGGATTACACCCATCCGGATCTCGCCTCCTCCCGGTTGTGGTTGGGGTGGGATTTCGCCAACAATGACAGCGATCCCATGGATGACCATGGTCATGGCACTCACGTGGCGGGGATTGCCGGGGCGAACACGAACAACAACCAGGGCGTCGCCGGGGTCTGCTGGGGGTGCGGCCTGCTTGCAGTGAAGGTGCTGGATGCAGACGGGTGGGGTCTGGTGTCCTGGGTGGCGAATGGGATCCGGTATGCCGCCGATTGGGGGGCGGCTTTCGGAAAGCGCACAGTCATCAACCTGAGCCTGGGGAGCCTCTATCCCAGCAGCGTCGTCGCCGACGCCGTCGCCTACGCCCAGGGCAAGGGCGCCCTGATCGTGGCGGCGGCGGGGAACGATGGCATCAATGAGCTGTTCTATCCGGCGGCCTATCCTGGGGTGATCGGGGTGGCCGCCACGGATTCCTCGGATCAGCGTGCGTCTTTCTCTAACTCTGGATCCCACGTGGACATCGCCGCGCCCGGGGTGATTATCTTTTCCACGGAGTGGGGCTGGTATCACTATGAAAGCGGCACCTCCATGGCCGCGCCCCATGTGGCCGGGGTGGCGGGGCTGGTGTGGACTGTCTGGTGTCGGGCACCTGCCACAATGATCTTGGATATCCTTCTCTCCACTGCGCGTGATCTGGGGGATCCCGGGTGGGATCCGTTCTATGGGTATGGTCGGGTGGATGCGGAGGCGGCAATCCGGTGGCGGCCTGCTGTGCCCTCCTTGCCTCCGCCCGGGCCTTATCGACAGTTCCTCCCCCTGATCGCCAGCTCCTGTCCCTGA
- a CDS encoding GNAT family N-acetyltransferase encodes MQPVIVRPLTTETFSDFLDLFDDPATFSHRPEWAGCYCFYYYFSGARTEWEHRSPDANRTAIAQAVQDGVARGILAYVGGRPVGWCNAAPRRSFPLLSQLPWLITSDSGDVGAIVCFIVHPHYRRCGVATALLNAACALLAELGMRWAEGYPAVAPQSDAEAYHGTLNMFRRAGFTVVAEAGRYAVVRRSLP; translated from the coding sequence GTGCAACCGGTGATCGTCAGGCCTCTAACCACTGAAACCTTCTCTGACTTTCTGGACCTCTTCGACGATCCGGCAACTTTCTCCCATCGACCGGAATGGGCAGGTTGCTACTGCTTCTACTACTACTTTTCGGGCGCACGGACGGAGTGGGAGCACCGCTCCCCTGATGCCAACCGGACGGCTATAGCCCAGGCCGTCCAGGACGGAGTGGCACGGGGGATCCTGGCCTATGTCGGTGGCCGTCCGGTCGGGTGGTGCAACGCGGCGCCCCGCCGATCCTTTCCTTTACTTAGCCAGTTACCGTGGTTGATCACCTCAGATAGCGGCGACGTCGGTGCCATCGTTTGCTTTATTGTTCATCCTCACTACCGGCGTTGCGGTGTGGCGACGGCTCTTCTGAACGCGGCATGTGCGCTCTTGGCGGAGCTGGGTATGCGCTGGGCCGAAGGGTATCCCGCTGTTGCGCCGCAATCCGACGCGGAGGCCTATCACGGCACCTTGAACATGTTCCGCAGGGCTGGTTTCACGGTGGTGGCGGAGGCAGGCCGTTACGCAGTGGTGCGGCGTTCGCTTCCCTGA
- a CDS encoding isoaspartyl peptidase/L-asparaginase family protein: MPRPILIVHGGAGTIPEERHAAAVEGCRRAAQAGWSILEAGGSALDAVEAAVRTLEEDPTFNAGRGSVRTRAGTVEMDALIMEGTTLRAGAVAAVRRVCHPIVLARAVMERTPHVLLVGPAAEALAELLGLPMADDAELAAPRDAVGGALLRADGPVDLREVLARALSEPMDTVGAAAMDAAGRLAAAVSTGGMSNKWPGRVGDSALIGCGAYADDHSGAAVATGWGETLMRVVIAKTACDFMALGLSASGAVTAAIRLLEERVNGRGGLIAIDREGRIGIAHNTPHMSWAWTDGRVLEAGIRAPE; encoded by the coding sequence ATGCCGCGACCGATCCTCATCGTTCACGGAGGCGCGGGGACCATCCCGGAGGAGCGCCACGCGGCGGCGGTGGAGGGATGCCGCCGGGCGGCGCAGGCGGGATGGTCGATCCTGGAGGCCGGCGGCTCCGCCCTGGACGCGGTGGAGGCCGCCGTGCGGACGCTGGAGGAGGACCCCACTTTCAACGCCGGACGGGGCAGTGTGCGCACCCGGGCGGGCACCGTGGAGATGGACGCCCTGATCATGGAAGGGACCACCCTGCGCGCCGGGGCCGTGGCGGCCGTCCGTCGGGTCTGCCACCCCATCGTCCTGGCCCGGGCGGTGATGGAGCGCACCCCCCATGTCCTCCTCGTGGGCCCGGCGGCTGAGGCCCTGGCGGAGTTGCTGGGGCTGCCCATGGCCGATGACGCCGAGCTCGCTGCCCCTCGGGACGCTGTGGGCGGGGCGCTGCTCCGGGCGGACGGACCCGTGGATCTCCGGGAGGTCCTGGCGCGGGCCCTGTCCGAGCCGATGGACACCGTCGGGGCAGCAGCCATGGATGCCGCTGGCCGCCTCGCCGCCGCGGTCTCCACCGGCGGCATGTCGAACAAATGGCCGGGCCGGGTGGGGGATTCGGCCCTCATCGGCTGCGGCGCTTACGCCGACGATCACAGCGGAGCGGCGGTGGCCACCGGGTGGGGGGAGACCCTGATGCGGGTGGTGATCGCCAAAACGGCCTGCGACTTCATGGCCCTGGGGCTCTCCGCCTCGGGCGCCGTGACCGCCGCCATCCGCCTGCTGGAGGAGCGGGTGAATGGGCGGGGCGGGCTGATCGCCATCGACCGGGAGGGCCGCATCGGCATCGCCCACAACACGCCTCATATGAGCTGGGCGTGGACCGACGGACGTGTTCTGGAGGCCGGGATCCGCGCGCCGGAGTGA